In Lodderomyces elongisporus chromosome 1, complete sequence, a genomic segment contains:
- the NFU1 gene encoding nifu-like protein, with protein MISRWHRATSQIGRRLLHFKTASTPNENALKFISPESPILPVANTTFEFNSTLQAIHSPLALQLFKIPGVKSIMLGHDFLTVNKLDNHDWNSLSPEVMDVMNKFLDKAGENSGKVPVVTQELLNKAESERLAEDEDDSELVSMIKELIETRIRPAIQDDGGDIEYKGFDEETGTVFLKLQGACKSCSASEDTLKGGIESMLMHYIEEVKEVQQILDPEEEIAMKEFERLEQQLKSRASNVTDEAPPSL; from the coding sequence ATGATTTCTCGATGGCACAGGGCAACGCTGCAAATTGGCAGACGTTTACTACACTTTAAAACAGCATCTACTCCAAATGAAAATGCGTTGAAATTCATTTCGCCTGAAAGCCCCATTCTTCCAGTTGCCAACACTACATTCGAGTTTAACTCAACACTACAAGCAATCCACTCTCCGCTTGCGCTAcaacttttcaaaatacCAGGTGTGAAATCAATTATGCTTGGCCATGATTTTCTCACTGTGAACAAATTGGATAATCATGATTGGAACAGTCTATCACCTGAAGTAATGGATGTTATGAACAAGTTTTTGGATAAAGCAGGTGAAAATAGCGGTAAAGTCCCCGTTGTTACACAAGAGTTACTTAATAAGGCAGAAAGCGAGAGGCTAGCCGAAGACGAAGATGATTCAGAGTTGGTGCTGATGATTAAGGAATTGATTGAAACCAGAATCAGACCAGCTATCCAGGATGATGGTGGAGATATCGAATACAAGGGTTTTGATGAGGAAACAGGTACAGTGTTTTTGAAACTTCAGGGTGCATGCAAATCATGCAGTGCTAGTGAAGATACGTTGAAAGGTGGTATTGAGAGTATGTTGATGCACTACATTGAAGAAGTGAAAGAAGTGCAACAAATCTTGGATCCCGAAGAGGAAATTGCAATGAAAGAGTTTGAGAGGTTGGAGCAACAGCTTAAGAGCAGAGCTTCGAATGTTACTGATGAGGCACCACCATCTCTATAA
- a CDS encoding uncharacterized protein (BUSCO:EOG09263VOP), producing MNRLKAHINQRVPVKELPIIKEILNYECQLEVVKFVRSRIEINPYYFKCFLKLYISEIESVQEETSDELYELFVDPQILNSKELDVDVPEIISYNVGGFSTGGDGDGDGDCKKKNQTILVEETPKLISGNNTTGLRTWEAALYLANCLQDSAIVNSLLPSGLDQSKTILELGCGTGLLGLSLAKSQKIYNSGTKTPSKIIMTDGSMAVFENSHSMLNLNSIDSSLVQFRQLIWGEDLALAENVDVVVGADITYDSRILEPLCKTIDDLFRNHGLQTALISATIRNAKTIESWEKELNIWFEKRWNVPVVEKQPGNIKSACYFSTNTPEIRIYRITR from the coding sequence ATGAATAGGCTCAAGGCACATATTAATCAGCGAGTGCCAGTGAAAGAACTACCCATTATCAAGGAAATATTAAACTATGAATGCCAATTAGAAGTAGTAAAATTTGTTCGACTGCGCATCGAGATTAACCCATACTATTTCAAATGCTTTCTCAAGCTTTACATTAGTGAGATTGAACTGGTGCAAGAGGAGACCTCGGATGAACTATATGAGTTGTTTGTTGATCCACAAATTTTAAACTCCAAGGAATTGGATGTTGATGTTCCTGAAATTATCTCATACAATGTTGGAGGTTTTTCCactggtggtgatggtgatggtgatggtgattgtaaaaaaaaaaatcaaaccaTCCTAGTGGAAGAAACTCCGAAGTTAATCTCAGGCAATAACACTACAGGTCTTCGAACTTGGGAGGCCGCATTGTATTTGGCAAACTGTCTACAGGATTCTGCAATTGTTAACTCACTCTTACCTTCTGGTTTGGATCAAAGTAAAACAATTTTGGAGCTTGGTTGCGGAACAGGTTTACTTGGTCTTTCTTTAGCCAAGTCtcaaaaaatatacaattCTGGAACCAAAACACCATCAAAGATTATAATGACTGACGGATCAATGGCtgtatttgaaaatagTCATTCTATGCTAAATTTAAATAGTATTGATTCCTCCTTGGTCCAATTTCGTCAGTTGATCTGGGGTGAGGATCTTGCCCTTGCTGAAAATGTAGATGTGGTTGTTGGTGCAGACATTACCTATGATTCAAGGATCCTTGAACCTTTATGCAAAACAATTGATGATCTATTTCGCAATCATGGTCTACAAACTGCGCTCATTTCGGCCACAATTAGAAATGCCAAGACAATTGAAAGCTGGGAAAAAGAACTCAACATTTGGTTTGAGAAGAGATGGAACGTTCCAGTGGTGGAGAAACAGCCAGGTAATATCAAGTCTGCTTGTTACTTTAGCACTAATACTCCAGAGATACGTATTTACCGTATTACAAGGTAA
- the DAL2 gene encoding Allantoicase has protein sequence MANILAQEEFQKTIVSQYTDVIGEKLGGSIVSFSDEWFAAAENLIKPKAPIRDATRFTYAGAWYDGWETRRHNEEGADWVIFKFGVSSAKLVGCEVDTAFFNGNHAPAISVEAVQILNNGNSSDFDDDISKIKEEDWETVIPKTECGPSQRHFFARDGGETEKNYTHARLKMYPDGGIARFRLYGKVIPVTSASDASKKLDYASVQNGGVAISVSDQHFGTADNLLLPGRGHDMSDGWETKRSREPGHVDWVVIRLGAPIKIQDIVIDTAHFRGNFPQKVNIKATKVDNESEIQDAQWTTVVPDSKTSADKEHEFKVDNDGIFSHVKVTIIPDGGVKRVRVYGVKA, from the coding sequence ATGGCTAACATACTTGCACAAGAAGAATTTCAAAAGACTATTGTATCACAATACACTGATGTTATTGGGGAGAAACTTGGTGGCTCTATCGTTTCATTTTCTGATGAATGGTTTGCAGCTGCGGAGAACTTGATCAAACCAAAAGCACCCATTCGTGACGCGACTCGCTTCACCTATGCCGGTGCGTGGTACGATGGGTGGGAGACGAGAAGACACAATGAGGAAGGCGCCGATTGggtcattttcaaatttggaGTGAGTTCAGCTAAATTGGTTGGATGCGAAGTTGATACTGCGTTTTTCAATGGAAACCATGCACCAGCTATCTCAGTAGAAGCCGTGCAAATCTTGAATAATGGAAACTCTAGTGATTTCGATGACGATATACTGAAGATTAAGGAAGAGGACTGGGAAACCGTGATTCCAAAGACAGAGTGTGGTCCAAGCCAAAGACATTTCTTTGCCAGAGATGGTGGTGAGACAGAAAAAAACTATACACATGCTAGATTAAAGATGTATCCAGATGGAGGAATTGCTAGATTCCGCTTATATGGAAAAGTCATCCCAGTGACATCCGCGTCTGATgcttcaaaaaaattagattATGCCTCTGTTCAAAATGGTGGTGTAGCTATCAGTGTTAGCGACCAGCATTTTGGTACAGCAGATAATTTACTCTTGCCAGGCAGGGGACATGACATGAGTGATGGATGGGAAACCAAAAGATCAAGAGAACCGGGGCACGTGGACTGGGTGGTTATCAGATTGGGTGCACCAATTAAGATTCAAGATATTGTTATTGACACTGCACATTTCCGTGGTAACTTCCCACAAAAAGTTAACATCAAGGCAACCAAGGTTGACAATGAATCCGAAATTCAAGACGCTCAATGGACTACCGTTGTTCCTGACCTGAAAACTAGCGCCGATAAAGAACACGAGTTTAAAGTCGACAATGATGGTATTTTTTCACACGTAAAGGTCACTATTATCCCAGACGGGGGTGTAAAAAGAGTTCGTGTATATGGTGTCAAGGCATAA
- the YTA12 gene encoding Mitochondrial inner membrane m-AAA protease component (MEROPS:MER0002605) — MLRPIIWRSRTLQLSILRRGPLFSSIIRRSIHASPSQLRKAFNPFNKDDKFYEQYGKLVEKYGSLMNNVFREDASLLDMKLPPNPFDQKYLQRLSVVYEFMLDEFELRCKEFAKREPNMIMDSTIIDQLFNDIKSKFEKEHPDIVPPSNDEITEAVRIYYALANNIAFLDQMQFTNDKVQALLSIYDKARADDKELDATKSAESLGIETEAAHTWFKIFETLESTSLAVEGTKRFPLCPQELFVLSNMKILRDRLSQMKESGNPFIFPNEKNNFFGEGKSGFNSFKRSGSSGDSDGKDPNTNGSNRNEQNKDRKSKNKNNKGKEENTIFEADIQIKRVLQAGFFILLSFFLFRGLLSTNDDEITFQTFVADYLSKNRVSKVIVVNNSVAYVELNDVAGTNQPMGRQIYFTIGSVETFERNLREAQDRCNIAPSMRVPVVYTTRGNSTKLLMSFVPTVLFLGAIYWMTKKAASSMGGMGGPMGFGKSTAKKFNQETEVKTKFKDVAGMEEAKQEVAEFVSFLKDPEKYEKLGAKIPRGAILSGPPGTGKTLLARATAGEAGVPFYSVSGSEFVEMFVGVGASRVRDLFKTARENAPSIVFVDEIDAIGKQRAKGNMSGANDERETTLNQLLVEMDGFDSTDHVVVLAGTNRPDILDKALMRPGRFDRHVHIDNPELQGRKEIFDVHLRKITLQKNIDRDLSGRLAALTPGFSGADIANVCNEAALIAARFNADSVTLRHFELAIERVIGGVEKKSKLLNPEEQRIVAFHEAGHAICGWYLKHAHPLLKVSIIPRGSGTLGYAQYLPPDQYLMSAVQLYDRMIMTLGGRVSEELNFASVTSGAHDDFKKVTNIAQSMVLRFGMSPEIGMVNYADTRSQDDLTKPFSDSTSKKIDNEVQRIVNECYTKCKELLTEKSHEVNLVAQELLKKEFITREDMIRLLGKRPFQENNDAFDKYLDGKAAFKDEKPENEHRD, encoded by the coding sequence ATGCTTCGTCCCATTATATGGCGAAGTCGAACTTTGCAACTCCTGATACTCAGGCGAGGACCATTATTTTCGTCTATAATCAGGCGACTGATACATGCCTCCCCAAGCCAACTTCGGAAAGCATTTAACCCATTCAACAAAGATGATAAATTTTATGAGCAGTACGGTAAACTCGTTGAGAAATATGGTAGTCTTATGAACAACGTATTCAGGGAAGATGCCAGTTTACTCGATATGAAGTTACCGCCAAATCCATTCGATCAAAAGTATCTTCAGCGATTATCTGTGGTTTACGAGTTTATGTTAGATGAATTTGAACTCAGATGTAAAGAGTTTGCAAAAAGAGAACCCAATATGATTATGGACAGCACTATTATTGATCAATTATTTAACGACATTAAAAgtaaatttgaaaaagagcaCCCTGATATTGTACCACCTTCCAACGATGAGATCACCGAGGCTGTGAGAATTTACTATGCATTGGCAAACAATATTGCGTTCTTGGATCAAATGCAATTTACAAACGATAAAGTACAGGCGCTTTTGTCCATTTATGATAAAGCAAGGGCAGATGATAAAGAGCTCGACGCTACTAAAAGTGCTGAAAGCCTTGGAATCGAAACAGAAGCTGCACATACTTGGTTTAAAATATTTGAAACTTTGGAGTCCACCAGTTTGGCTGTGGAAGGAACCAAAAGATTTCCACTTTGTCCTCAAgagttgtttgttttgagCAACATGAAAATTTTGCGTGATCGTTTGTCACAAATGAAAGAATCCGGTAACCCATTTATTTTCCCCaatgaaaagaacaacTTTTTTGGAGAGGGAAAAAGTGGGTTCAATAGTTTTAAAAGGTCAGGGTCATCAGGTGACAGTGACGGTAAGGATCCGAATACTAATGGCTCTAATAGAAATGAACAGAATAAGGATAGGAAaagcaagaacaaaaacaacaaaggaaaagaagagaacaCCATATTTGAAGCAGACATCCAGATCAAAAGAGTTTTGCAAGCTGGATTCTTTATTCTCTTGTCATTCTTCCTATTCCGAGGTCTTTTACTGaccaatgatgatgagatTACTTTCCAAACATTTGTTGCTGATTATTTGAGCAAGAATAGAGTTTCAAAAGTTATTGTTGTCAACAATAGTGTTGCATATGTTGAACTCAATGATGTTGCTGGTACCAACCAGCCAATGGGGCGTCAAATATATTTCACCATTGGATCTGTTGAAACTTTTGAGCGTAATTTGAGAGAAGCCCAGGATAGATGCAACATTGCTCCAAGCATGAGAGTTCCAGTTGTATACACCACTAGGGGTAATTCAACAAAACTTTTAATGAGTTTTGTGCCAACTGTACTATTTTTAGGTGCCATTTATTGGATGACTAAGAAGGCGGCCTCGTCAATGGGTGGAATGGGAGGACCCATGGGCTTTGGAAAATCTACAGCAAAAAAGTTTAACCAAGAAACAGAAGTAAAGACCAAGTTCAAGGACGTAGCAGGTATGGAGGAGGCAAAACAAGAAGTAGCAGAGTTTGTTAGTTTTTTGAAGGATCCTGAAAAGTATGAGAAATTGGGAGCCAAGATTCCAAGAGGTGCAATCTTATCAGGACCACCTGGTACTGGTAAAACTTTACTTGCAAGAGCAACAGCAGGGGAAGCAGGTGTGCCATTTTATTCTGTTTCTGGTTCCGAGTTTGTTGAAAtgtttgttggtgttggtgcatCTCGTGTGCGCGATCTCTTTAAAACTGCTCGTGAAAATGCTCCCTCCATAgtgtttgttgatgaaatcGATGCAATTGGTAAACAACGTGCCAAGGGAAATATGTCTGGAGCCAATGATGAGCGTGAAACCACTTTGAACCAGCTTTTGGTTGAAATGGATGGATTCGACAGTACTGATCATGTTGTTGTGTTGGCTGGTACAAATAGACCCGATATTCTAGATAAGGCATTGATGAGACCTGGTAGATTCGATAGACACGTGCATATTGATAACCCAGAATTACAAGGGAGAAAAGAGATTTTTGATGTTCATTTAAGGAAAATTACCTTGCAAAAGAACATCGATCGTGACTTATCTGGAAGGTTAGCTGCATTGACCCCTGGTTTTTCAGGTGCCGATATTGCTAATGTTTGTAATGAGGCTGCACTTATCGCTGCTCGATTCAATGCTGACTCTGTTACATTAAGACATTTTGAATTGGCTATAGAAAGAGTTATTGGCGGAGTCGAAAAGAAATCGAAATTGCTCAACCCCGAGGAGCAAAGAATCGTTGCATTTCATGAAGCCGGCCATGCCATCTGTGGCTGGTATTTGAAACATGCCCACCCATTATTGAAAGTCTCAATCATTCCACGTGGACTGGGTACTTTGGGATATGCTCAGTATTTGCCACCTGATCAATACCTCATGTCTGCTGTTCAACTTTACGATCGTATGATCATGACATTGGGTGGTAGAGTATCCGAAGAGTTAAATTTTGCCTCGGTGACAAGTGGTGCTCATGATGACTTTAAGAAAGTTACCAATATTGCACAGTCGATGGTGTTGCGATTTGGTATGTCTCCCGAGATTGGTATGGTGAATTATGCAGATACTAGGTCGCAAGATGACTTGACCAAACCATTTAGTGATTCAAccagcaaaaaaatagacaATGAGGTTCAAAGAATTGTCAATGAATGTTACACCAAATGTAAAGAGTTGTTGACCGAGAAATCGCATGAAGTCAATCTTGTTGCTCAAGAGTTGCTTAAAAAGGAATTCATTACACGTGAGGATATGATTAGACTTTTGGGCAAGAGACCCTTCCAAGAGAATAACGATGCGTTTGACAAGTACCTTGATGGAAAAGCTGCATTTAAAGATGAGAAACCCGAAAATGAGCATAGGGATTGA
- the NPL6 gene encoding chromatin structure-remodeling complex subunit RSC7 — protein MAKRRRSTRESKSTEEPAPKVKEEVGDNEDDEFVDDDTSIQADDSNINDDGDDDNDNAAQDQVDFKIGHKTKKRKTVTLRDDDEEEVDDVNGEEQEVGEDDGEEDEDEDEDDDEENDEDEDGEDEEQAPQEVPRVGKSWRRGRKKKEKEYMFNTDDVFDADGNPISVENDEVRIPNEDPKGKEKIDELGYLKGGREFKMDTFKILGEGDRLYMISTGPARMVGFRDSYLLFKTHKTLFKRVCDHDQKMDLIQRGIIPNSYKGRAVNLVSARSIFREFGARMIKEGKKVIDDFWEQKALENGDIPGEYADPEEIYKNKLSNLLGDGGSGVASGGNATPMAPVPIVNYQTDETWLYQIASQTSDYNHKLAELRAQVTSSGLRDVFTNTVQFPTNTQPNHLSVCKIDDKQKSNSKLTRDIYIDSGDLRRPVTGLASIPQEIIDEIKDEEIKKAILEQQDYERKVTVQT, from the coding sequence ATGGCTAAAAGACGGAGAAGTACCAGAGAATCAAAATCGACAGAAGAACCTGCACCCAAAGTAAAGGAAGAGGTTGGCgataatgaagatgatgaatttGTGGATGACGATACCAGTATTCAAGCCGATGATTCAAACATCAATGATGATGgcgatgatgataatgataatgcGGCGCAAGATCAAGTAGATTTCAAAATTGGTCataagacaaaaaagagaaagacagTGACATTAagagatgatgatgaggaagaaGTAGATGACGTTAATGGCGAAGAGCAAGAAGTTGGAGAGGATGATGGAGAAGAGGACGAGGACGAGGACGAGGACGATGACGAGGAGAAcgatgaggatgaggatggTGAGGATGAGGAGCAAGCACCACAAGAAGTACCTAGAGTGGGAAAACTGTGGAGACGcggaaggaagaagaaagaaaaggagtaTATGTTCAATACGGATGATGTGTTTGATGCAGATGGAAACCCAATTAGtgttgaaaatgatgaagTTCGGATCCCCAATGAAGATCCAAAgggtaaagaaaagattgaCGAATTGGGCTATTTGAAAGGTGGACGTGAATTCAAGATGGACACGTTCAAAATTTTAGGTGAAGGTGATCGTCTATATATGATCTCCACTGGTCCAGCACGTATGGTTGGTTTTCGTGACTCGtatcttcttttcaaaacgCACAAGACTTTATTCAAACGCGTTTGTGACCATGATCAAAAAATGGATCTAATTCAACGAGGTATTATCCCAAACTCGTACAAAGGTCGTGCAGTGAATTTAGTCAGTGCAAGGTCCATCTTTCGTGAGTTTGGAGCTCGGATGATcaaggaaggaaagaaagttattgatgatttttgGGAGCAAAAAGCACTTGAGAATGGAGATATCCCTGGGGAATACGCTGACCCAGAAGAAATTTATAAGAACAAATTATCAAATTTATTGGGAGACGGTGGTAGTGGAGTTGCCTCCGGTGGGAATGCTACTCCAATGGCTCCAGTACCAATTGTAAACTACCAAACTGATGAAACTTGGTTATACCAGATTGCATCTCAGACCTCCGATTATAATCATAAACTAGCAGAATTGCGAGCGCAAGTGACGAGCAGTGGTTTAAGAGATGTATTTACAAATACCGTGCAATTCCCAACAAATACGCAACCAAATCATCTAAGTGTGTGCAAAATTGACGACAAGCAGAAGCTGAACAGCAAATTGACTCGAGATATATACATTGATTCTGGTGATTTGAGGCGACCCGTAACTGGTTTAGCAAGTATTCCGCAAGAAATTATAGACGAGattaaagatgaagaaatcaaaaaggCAATCCTTGAGCAACAAGATTACGAAAGAAAAGTCACTGTACAAACATAG